Proteins encoded by one window of Methanobacterium sp.:
- a CDS encoding ATP-binding protein, with amino-acid sequence MLQRALCNLKLVINEFNAEVTYDDLPYVIADPNQMVRVFQNLISNAIKFKKPHFPSRIHISARRENNEYVFSVEDNGIGMETEYTDKIFEVFKRLHPIGEYEGTGIGLAIVKRIIESHGGQIWVESELEKGSIFYFTLPVKLSKRSIPGKYA; translated from the coding sequence ATGCTCCAAAGAGCCCTATGCAATTTAAAATTAGTTATTAATGAGTTTAATGCTGAAGTCACTTATGATGATTTACCCTATGTCATTGCTGACCCTAATCAAATGGTCAGGGTGTTTCAAAACCTTATCAGTAATGCTATTAAATTTAAAAAACCCCATTTTCCATCCAGAATCCATATTTCAGCACGAAGAGAGAATAATGAATATGTTTTTTCAGTTGAGGATAATGGAATAGGAATGGAAACTGAATATACTGATAAAATATTCGAAGTATTCAAACGATTACATCCTATTGGGGAATACGAAGGGACAGGAATAGGATTAGCAATTGTAAAAAGAATTATAGAAAGTCATGGAGGCCAAATATGGGTTGAATCAGAATTAGAAAAAGGTTCAATATTTTACTTTACATTGCCAGTTAAACTGTCAAAAAGGTCAATTCCGGGCAAATATGCTTGA
- a CDS encoding peptidylprolyl isomerase — MAIKEGDFIRLDYTGKVKETGDIFDTTSEEVAEEAGLKTENKTYGPIPIAVGVGHVLKGLDSGLTGMEAGEKKTIEVKPEDAFGARDPKAIQLIPMSEFKRQNVRPQVGMNITLEGHNGKIRSISGGRVTVDFNHELAGKTLVYDVEVKEIIEDDLEKVYGIIELQYPNPNIAPKDHEVKIEDGKVMIYLNEMAKFDNQITYAKFRIARDIWDNMGINRVEFVDVFEKKVAEEETEAEEE; from the coding sequence GTAAAGGAAACCGGTGATATATTTGACACCACCAGCGAAGAAGTAGCAGAAGAAGCTGGTCTTAAAACCGAAAATAAAACTTACGGCCCAATTCCAATTGCAGTAGGTGTAGGGCATGTTCTTAAAGGGCTTGACAGTGGATTAACAGGAATGGAAGCAGGTGAAAAGAAGACAATTGAAGTAAAACCTGAAGATGCATTTGGAGCAAGAGATCCAAAAGCGATACAACTCATACCAATGAGTGAATTCAAAAGACAAAATGTCAGGCCACAGGTAGGCATGAACATCACATTAGAAGGGCATAACGGTAAAATAAGAAGTATAAGTGGCGGTAGAGTAACAGTTGACTTTAACCATGAGCTTGCAGGAAAAACACTTGTATATGACGTGGAAGTTAAGGAAATAATTGAAGATGACCTTGAAAAAGTTTATGGAATTATAGAACTTCAGTACCCTAACCCTAATATCGCCCCAAAAGACCATGAAGTCAAAATAGAAGATGGAAAGGTAATGATATACCTCAATGAAATGGCCAAATTCGATAATCAAATCACATACGCCAAATTCAGAATTGCAAGGGATATATGGGACAATATGGGAATAAATAGAGTCGAATTCGTGGATGTATTCGAGAAAAAAGTGGCTGAAGAAGAAACAGAAGCCGAAGAAGAATAA